Proteins co-encoded in one Deltaproteobacteria bacterium HGW-Deltaproteobacteria-18 genomic window:
- the selD gene encoding selenide, water dikinase SelD encodes MKNTPLVQTVSAAGUAAKLAPGDLEQALLGLNFEGDERILTGMGNSEDAAIVRFPAGKALVQTLDFFTPIVNDPFRFGQIAAANSLSDVYAMGGVPYVAMNIVCFPIATMDVSILREILRGGLLKVQEAGAMLVGGHSVQDKEIKYGLSVTGIVDPDRYATNAGLRPGDVLLLTKPIGTGVLATAIKAQWEGCDGFEEDVYRWAARLNRVPGEAVARFGLKAATDITGFGLGGHVLEMATASDCSISIDVSSVPIMDHALDLARVGLLPLGSHANKHFCHKTVEASTALDPVLLDLMYDAQTSGGMLLGVPSDVLGDVREWLRDRGEMVAEIGVVEPPRADGKRLMLC; translated from the coding sequence GTGAAAAACACTCCATTGGTTCAAACGGTCAGCGCCGCCGGTTGAGCTGCCAAATTGGCTCCAGGGGACTTGGAGCAGGCATTGCTCGGACTGAATTTCGAGGGCGATGAACGGATTCTTACCGGGATGGGAAACAGCGAAGATGCCGCCATTGTCAGATTTCCTGCTGGAAAGGCGCTGGTCCAGACGCTGGATTTCTTTACGCCCATAGTAAATGACCCGTTCAGGTTCGGCCAAATCGCGGCTGCCAACTCTCTTTCCGATGTTTATGCCATGGGCGGCGTCCCGTATGTAGCCATGAACATAGTGTGTTTTCCCATCGCGACCATGGATGTTTCGATTCTTCGCGAAATCCTGCGCGGAGGACTGCTCAAGGTCCAGGAAGCCGGTGCCATGCTGGTCGGTGGCCATAGCGTTCAGGACAAAGAGATCAAGTACGGGTTGTCGGTTACGGGCATCGTCGACCCAGACAGATACGCCACTAACGCCGGGCTTAGGCCCGGGGACGTGCTTCTTTTGACCAAGCCGATAGGCACAGGCGTTCTGGCCACAGCCATCAAGGCACAGTGGGAGGGATGCGACGGATTTGAGGAAGACGTGTATCGCTGGGCCGCACGCCTCAACCGCGTTCCGGGCGAAGCGGTCGCCAGATTCGGTCTCAAGGCCGCAACGGACATCACTGGTTTCGGTCTTGGGGGACATGTCCTTGAAATGGCGACAGCCTCTGACTGCTCGATATCCATTGATGTCTCTTCCGTTCCCATCATGGATCACGCTCTGGATCTCGCCCGCGTCGGTCTTTTGCCGCTTGGCAGTCACGCCAACAAGCATTTTTGTCACAAGACGGTTGAAGCCTCGACGGCTCTTGATCCCGTCCTGCTTGACCTCATGTACGATGCTCAGACCTCGGGCGGAATGCTCCTCGGCGTGCCATCTGACGTGCTTGGTGATGTGCGGGAGTGGCTGCGTGACCGAGGCGAGATGGTTGCCGAGATCGGGGTTGTGGAGCCGCCGCGAGCTGATGGAAAAAGGCTTATGCTGTGCTGA
- a CDS encoding LysR family transcriptional regulator: MYRFYLYQEWAYMDIRKIEAFSKVYEHCSFSKAGKSLYLSQPTISAHVASLEQELEVQLFDRIGRSVVPTKAGEVLYEHAKKIFEASELAISELRKLQDRITGKLDLGGSTIPANYIMPEILAKFWKKYPEVIMDLRIGDSEDIVTQVRDNGLMLGVVGAVFESPDLHYQKIASDSLVLAMTPSLYEKHRHQTVEDLLRSLPWVMREEGSGTRVAMAESLAKFGIDIHSLRTVIMVRNAGAMSRCLSAGMGASITSAITIHDELETGSLMAVDLPGLQLERSFHVVFNKKRSLFPAAIKLIDFLKNNAQNIAVRSKS, from the coding sequence ATGTATCGTTTTTATCTATACCAGGAATGGGCATATATGGACATCCGCAAAATCGAAGCTTTTTCGAAGGTTTACGAGCACTGCAGTTTTTCCAAGGCAGGAAAGTCACTCTATCTCTCTCAACCGACAATCAGTGCACATGTGGCCTCGCTTGAACAGGAACTTGAAGTCCAGTTATTTGACCGAATTGGGCGCAGTGTAGTTCCTACCAAGGCAGGCGAAGTGCTCTACGAACACGCCAAGAAAATATTTGAAGCATCCGAACTGGCGATTTCCGAGCTCAGAAAGCTTCAGGACCGCATTACCGGCAAGCTTGATCTGGGCGGAAGCACCATTCCTGCGAATTACATCATGCCGGAAATCCTCGCAAAATTTTGGAAGAAGTACCCGGAAGTGATAATGGATCTGCGCATAGGCGATTCCGAAGATATCGTTACGCAGGTACGTGACAACGGGTTGATGCTGGGTGTGGTTGGCGCTGTATTTGAATCTCCCGATCTTCACTATCAAAAGATCGCCAGCGATTCTCTTGTTCTGGCCATGACACCGTCGCTGTATGAAAAACACCGTCATCAGACGGTGGAAGATTTGTTGCGATCCCTGCCCTGGGTCATGCGTGAGGAGGGCTCAGGAACGCGTGTGGCCATGGCTGAGAGTCTCGCAAAGTTCGGGATCGACATCCATTCCTTGCGAACGGTCATCATGGTCCGAAACGCCGGTGCCATGTCTCGCTGTCTTTCCGCTGGCATGGGGGCGTCCATCACCTCCGCCATCACCATCCATGATGAGCTTGAAACGGGATCCCTTATGGCCGTTGACCTGCCCGGATTGCAGTTGGAGCGATCCTTCCATGTTGTTTTCAACAAGAAGAGATCCCTGTTTCCTGCCGCAATCAAGCTCATAGACTTTTTGAAGAACAACGCTCAGAACATTGCTGTGAGGTCAAAATCGTGA
- a CDS encoding 50S ribosomal protein L17: MRHRKAGRKLGRTWEHRKALMKNMVRSLVEHERIRTTEAKAKELSIFADKLITMALQDTLHARRQAYTVLGSHHSVKKLFDEIGPRFKDVPGGYTRVVKFGIPRVGDSAPMALIEFTRLSDKFAETAGSEAAASASTEEA, translated from the coding sequence ATGAGGCATAGAAAAGCTGGTCGAAAACTGGGGCGTACGTGGGAACACCGCAAAGCCCTGATGAAGAATATGGTTCGCTCCTTGGTTGAACATGAGCGGATTCGTACGACTGAAGCCAAGGCCAAGGAACTGAGCATCTTTGCTGACAAGCTCATCACGATGGCACTTCAGGACACTCTGCATGCTCGCAGACAGGCCTATACGGTTCTGGGCAGTCATCACAGCGTCAAAAAGCTGTTTGATGAGATTGGTCCCCGCTTCAAGGATGTCCCCGGCGGCTACACAAGAGTCGTCAAGTTCGGTATTCCTCGTGTCGGCGACAGTGCCCCCATGGCGCTTATCGAATTCACACGTTTGAGTGACAAGTTTGCTGAAACAGCAGGTTCCGAGGCAGCAGCCTCAGCATCTACTGAAGAAGCATAG
- a CDS encoding DNA-directed RNA polymerase subunit alpha yields the protein MSSTYSGDKKVYVRNWAELVRPEQLEKDPKCDDMYGRFICEPLERGFGTTIGNALRRVLLSSLQGAAPVSVNIQGIQHEFTTIPGVNEDITDIVLNLKQLRVAMNTPEPQRVQLIANAKGEVTASAIVENQHIKILNPDLHIATLSEDIDLVMNLEFRMGKGYVPAEMHEDLDNEIGVITLDSSFSPIRKVAYAVEQARVGQMTNYDKLIIEVWTDGSLTPDDALAFSAKILKEQLTVFINFDEGSADIEKAKSKPQDKINENLFKNIEDLELPVRASNCLKSAGIHIVGELVQKTEADLLKTKNFGRKSLEDIRRVLESMGLDFGIRVDNFDELYQDWLKRNEEDEA from the coding sequence ATGAGTTCTACGTATAGCGGAGACAAAAAAGTTTACGTCCGAAATTGGGCAGAGCTTGTCAGGCCGGAACAACTTGAAAAAGATCCGAAATGCGATGACATGTACGGTCGATTTATCTGCGAACCTCTGGAAAGAGGTTTCGGTACCACGATCGGAAATGCACTGCGCCGGGTTCTTCTTTCTTCTCTTCAGGGCGCGGCTCCGGTTTCGGTCAATATTCAGGGCATTCAGCATGAATTCACGACCATCCCCGGGGTCAATGAAGATATTACCGACATTGTTCTGAACCTGAAGCAATTGCGTGTGGCTATGAACACTCCCGAGCCACAGCGGGTTCAGCTCATTGCCAATGCCAAAGGCGAGGTCACGGCGTCTGCAATTGTTGAAAATCAGCATATTAAGATTCTCAATCCTGATTTGCATATCGCGACTCTTTCCGAAGATATCGATTTGGTCATGAATCTCGAGTTCCGCATGGGCAAGGGCTATGTTCCTGCCGAGATGCACGAGGATCTGGACAACGAGATCGGCGTTATCACCCTGGACTCGAGCTTTTCTCCCATCCGCAAGGTTGCTTATGCGGTAGAGCAGGCTCGTGTCGGCCAGATGACCAATTATGACAAATTGATCATCGAGGTTTGGACCGACGGCTCCCTCACTCCGGACGATGCCTTGGCTTTCAGCGCCAAGATTCTGAAAGAGCAGCTGACCGTCTTTATCAATTTCGATGAAGGCTCCGCTGATATTGAGAAGGCCAAATCCAAGCCCCAGGACAAGATCAACGAAAATCTCTTCAAGAACATCGAAGATCTTGAACTTCCCGTGAGAGCGAGCAACTGCCTTAAAAGCGCAGGGATCCATATCGTCGGCGAACTGGTCCAGAAGACCGAGGCCGATTTACTGAAGACCAAGAATTTTGGTCGGAAGTCTCTGGAAGACATTCGCCGGGTTCTTGAGAGCATGGGACTTGATTTCGGAATCAGAGTCGATAATTTTGACGAATTGTACCAGGATTGGTTAAAGAGGAACGAAGAAGATGAGGCATAG
- a CDS encoding 30S ribosomal protein S4, with amino-acid sequence MARYTGPKCRICRREGGKLFLKGDRCYTDKCAFERRAYAPGDHGKARKKPSDYALQLREKQKVRKMYGILEGQFRRYFEEAERRKGITGTNLLMLLETRIDNVAYKLGFANSRSQARQMVRHGLFTLNGRRINVPSIQMKSGDVLEVRDRTKKNLVITEALEVVARRGVPAWLEIDAPALKGSVKALPTREDITFPMTEQLIVELYSK; translated from the coding sequence TTGGCTAGATATACAGGCCCTAAGTGCAGAATATGCCGAAGAGAAGGCGGAAAGCTTTTTCTCAAAGGCGATAGATGTTATACTGATAAGTGTGCTTTCGAGCGTCGCGCCTATGCGCCCGGCGACCATGGAAAGGCTCGCAAAAAGCCTAGTGATTACGCCTTGCAGCTCCGTGAGAAGCAGAAAGTTAGAAAGATGTACGGTATCCTTGAAGGTCAGTTCCGCAGATATTTCGAGGAAGCCGAGCGTCGCAAGGGAATCACCGGCACCAATTTGTTGATGTTGCTTGAAACGCGTATCGACAACGTTGCCTACAAGCTCGGTTTTGCTAATTCGCGCAGCCAGGCTCGTCAGATGGTTCGTCACGGTCTGTTCACCCTCAACGGACGTCGCATCAATGTGCCTTCGATTCAGATGAAGTCCGGTGACGTTCTTGAGGTGCGGGATCGCACCAAGAAGAACCTTGTAATCACCGAGGCTCTGGAAGTTGTCGCTCGTCGTGGCGTACCTGCATGGCTCGAGATCGATGCACCTGCCCTCAAGGGATCTGTAAAGGCTCTTCCCACCAGAGAAGATATCACGTTCCCCATGACAGAGCAGTTGATTGTTGAACTCTACTCCAAATAA
- a CDS encoding 30S ribosomal protein S11, translated as MARPQRVIKKKEKRNIPTGIAHVNSTFNNTIITFTDPTGNVISWASSGASGFKGSRKNTPFAAQKAAETAARKAMECGMRSVGILVKGPGSGRESAMRAINAVGLRVAFIRDVTPIPHNGCRPPKRRRV; from the coding sequence ATGGCAAGACCGCAGAGAGTAATCAAGAAAAAGGAAAAGAGAAATATCCCCACGGGTATTGCTCATGTGAACAGCACCTTCAATAATACGATTATTACCTTCACAGATCCGACGGGTAACGTAATCAGCTGGGCAAGTTCCGGCGCTTCCGGTTTCAAGGGTTCCCGTAAGAACACCCCTTTCGCAGCCCAGAAGGCCGCTGAAACCGCTGCCCGCAAGGCCATGGAATGCGGAATGCGATCTGTAGGCATTCTCGTGAAAGGACCTGGCTCTGGACGCGAGTCCGCAATGCGTGCAATCAATGCTGTAGGTTTGCGCGTCGCTTTTATCCGCGACGTGACACCCATTCCGCATAACGGCTGCCGTCCGCCCAAACGTCGTAGAGTATAG
- a CDS encoding 30S ribosomal protein S13 → MARLVGVDLPRNKRLDIALTYIYGIGRATALKILDATGIDWTKNSDDLTSDDINTLRKELEASHKVEGDLRREIVANIKRLMDIGCYRGLRHRRGLPCRGQRTHTNARTRKGPRRAIVGKKKK, encoded by the coding sequence GTGGCAAGATTAGTTGGTGTAGATTTGCCGAGAAACAAAAGGCTAGATATTGCATTGACATATATTTATGGCATCGGCCGAGCTACAGCTCTTAAAATCCTTGATGCTACAGGTATTGATTGGACTAAAAACAGTGACGATCTCACTAGTGACGATATCAACACGCTTCGTAAAGAATTGGAAGCCAGTCATAAGGTCGAAGGCGATTTGCGCCGTGAGATCGTGGCCAATATCAAGCGTCTGATGGATATCGGTTGCTATAGAGGTTTGAGACATCGGCGCGGCTTGCCATGTCGTGGTCAGCGCACGCATACCAATGCGCGCACTCGCAAGGGCCCACGCAGAGCCATTGTTGGTAAGAAGAAAAAGTAA
- a CDS encoding 50S ribosomal protein L36, translating to MKVRPSVRKICPKCKVIKRKGVLRVICDNTRHKQRQG from the coding sequence ATGAAAGTTAGACCTTCAGTTCGCAAAATTTGTCCCAAATGCAAAGTTATTAAGCGCAAAGGCGTGCTTAGAGTGATTTGTGACAATACGCGGCATAAACAAAGACAGGGTTAA
- the map gene encoding type I methionyl aminopeptidase, protein MKKHRGIFLKNAQEIAVMREANRIAANILHEVGCLVVPGVTTWELEEKAIELCATFDVIPAFKGYLGFPYALCCSVNEEIVHGFPSKRELLEGDILSIDFGVKFQGFYGDTARTFPVGSISKGAAHLLEVTLDSLRLGIEQAVPGNDLYDVSRAVQERVEAQGFSVIKRFVGHGIGRMLHEKPEVPNYVPKNSSRLPLKPGMVIAIEPMVAIGTDQVEILSDGWTAVTKDRSLSAHFEHSVAITKDGPFILSHM, encoded by the coding sequence TTGAAAAAACATAGAGGCATTTTCCTGAAAAACGCACAGGAGATTGCCGTCATGCGAGAAGCCAACCGTATAGCGGCCAATATTCTTCATGAAGTTGGCTGCTTGGTTGTCCCCGGAGTAACAACCTGGGAATTGGAAGAAAAAGCTATAGAGCTTTGCGCTACTTTTGATGTTATTCCAGCATTCAAGGGCTATTTGGGTTTCCCGTATGCCCTATGCTGTTCTGTCAATGAAGAGATCGTGCATGGATTTCCGTCCAAGCGAGAACTTCTTGAGGGTGACATATTATCCATTGATTTTGGCGTTAAGTTTCAGGGTTTTTACGGAGATACCGCAAGGACCTTTCCTGTAGGAAGCATTAGTAAGGGCGCGGCCCATTTACTGGAAGTTACCTTGGATTCCCTCAGATTGGGAATCGAGCAGGCCGTTCCAGGAAATGACCTTTACGATGTTTCACGGGCTGTACAGGAACGGGTTGAGGCTCAAGGGTTTTCCGTTATAAAGCGATTTGTTGGTCATGGGATAGGCCGGATGCTTCATGAGAAGCCAGAAGTCCCCAATTACGTGCCCAAGAATAGCTCAAGATTGCCTTTGAAGCCGGGAATGGTGATTGCCATTGAGCCAATGGTTGCAATTGGTACCGACCAGGTCGAAATCCTCTCCGACGGTTGGACAGCAGTAACCAAAGATCGAAGCCTATCTGCTCATTTTGAACATTCGGTGGCTATTACCAAGGACGGACCATTTATTCTCAGCCACATGTAA
- a CDS encoding preprotein translocase subunit SecY, with translation MSISKGANTGMSELKSKFIWTFLLLAVFRVGVHLPIPGVDGNALADFFANAQNTLFGLFDMFSGGGLMNLSIFALGIMPYISASIILQLLTVVSPELKRLSKEEGAAGKKKITQYTRYGTVLISVIQGLGISIGVETMTSPTGASIVYMPGWGFRIITVLTLTAGTVFIMWLGEKITEKGIGNGISLIICAGIISGLPSGIGKSYRLFTAGDVSLFTVLLVVVVMAGVLVGITFMERAQRRIPIHYAKRMVGRKMYGGQTSHLPLRINTAGVIPPIFASSILMFPATIANFSNVEILNKMSDYFRPDSIIYNICFVAFIVFFCFFYTAIVFDPKEISENLKKQGAFVPGIRPGFKTNEYIDKVLTRLTLWGALYISLVCVLPMVLMKQFNVPFYYGGTSLLIVVGVAMDTMSQVQSHLISGRYDGLLAKAKIKGRQG, from the coding sequence GTGAGTATATCCAAAGGCGCAAACACGGGTATGTCAGAGCTGAAAAGCAAGTTTATTTGGACTTTTCTCCTGTTAGCTGTTTTCCGAGTAGGTGTTCATCTGCCGATACCAGGTGTTGACGGGAATGCTCTAGCAGATTTTTTTGCCAACGCACAAAACACCCTTTTTGGGCTGTTCGATATGTTTTCGGGCGGCGGCTTGATGAATCTGTCCATATTTGCACTTGGGATTATGCCTTACATCTCCGCTTCGATCATCCTGCAGCTTTTGACGGTTGTCAGCCCGGAACTCAAACGGCTGAGCAAGGAAGAAGGCGCTGCAGGGAAGAAGAAGATTACCCAGTATACGCGATATGGAACGGTGCTGATATCCGTTATCCAGGGTCTTGGGATCTCCATTGGTGTTGAAACGATGACAAGCCCCACCGGGGCTTCCATCGTGTATATGCCTGGTTGGGGATTTCGGATCATCACCGTTCTGACTCTTACGGCCGGCACCGTGTTTATCATGTGGCTGGGTGAGAAAATCACGGAGAAGGGAATCGGAAACGGTATCAGTCTGATCATATGCGCGGGCATCATCTCCGGACTTCCCAGCGGTATTGGGAAATCCTATCGGCTTTTCACGGCCGGTGACGTTTCTCTTTTCACGGTGCTGCTGGTTGTGGTCGTCATGGCCGGGGTTCTTGTAGGCATCACCTTCATGGAGCGAGCTCAGCGGAGAATTCCCATCCATTACGCCAAGCGTATGGTCGGACGGAAAATGTATGGAGGGCAGACGAGTCATCTGCCGTTGCGTATAAATACGGCAGGAGTTATTCCGCCAATTTTCGCATCTTCTATCCTGATGTTTCCCGCGACGATTGCTAACTTTTCAAATGTTGAAATATTGAACAAGATGTCTGATTATTTCAGGCCAGATTCAATCATTTACAATATTTGTTTCGTAGCTTTCATCGTATTTTTCTGCTTTTTCTATACGGCCATTGTTTTTGATCCAAAGGAAATTTCCGAAAACCTAAAGAAACAAGGGGCTTTTGTCCCCGGCATTCGCCCCGGGTTCAAGACCAACGAGTACATCGACAAGGTTCTGACCCGTTTGACTTTGTGGGGCGCTTTGTATATCTCGCTCGTCTGTGTTTTGCCCATGGTCTTGATGAAGCAGTTCAATGTTCCCTTCTATTACGGTGGAACATCCCTGCTGATCGTTGTCGGTGTGGCCATGGACACCATGTCCCAGGTGCAGTCGCATCTTATTTCGGGCAGATATGACGGCTTGCTTGCCAAGGCGAAAATCAAGGGCAGGCAAGGTTGA
- a CDS encoding 50S ribosomal protein L15 — MNLHELYPYPEERAKVKRLGRGTASGQGGTSGKGHKGQNARSGGGVPAWFEGGQMRLYRRLPKRGFKNPFRVVYQTLNLSTVYSAFADMTEVKIEDLYLSGLVDRDQPIKILGDGEAVKALKITAHKFSKQAVEKITAAGGEAISIEG, encoded by the coding sequence ATGAACCTGCATGAATTGTATCCATACCCCGAGGAACGCGCCAAGGTGAAAAGACTGGGCCGCGGAACAGCTTCGGGTCAGGGCGGAACTTCAGGCAAAGGTCACAAGGGTCAGAATGCCCGCAGTGGTGGTGGAGTTCCTGCATGGTTTGAAGGCGGCCAGATGCGCCTTTACCGCAGACTGCCTAAGCGCGGCTTCAAGAACCCTTTTCGCGTCGTCTACCAGACTCTCAATCTTTCGACCGTCTATTCAGCCTTTGCTGACATGACCGAAGTAAAGATCGAAGATTTGTACTTGTCTGGCCTTGTCGATCGTGATCAGCCGATCAAGATTCTTGGCGACGGAGAAGCCGTCAAGGCGCTTAAGATCACGGCACACAAGTTCAGCAAACAGGCTGTGGAAAAAATCACTGCAGCAGGTGGCGAAGCCATTTCGATCGAAGGATAG
- a CDS encoding 50S ribosomal protein L30, with the protein MIKIKLTKSLITQSPVQRRTVKALGFTKLNQVRTLPDNECVRGMINKVKHLVEVIQ; encoded by the coding sequence ATGATTAAGATCAAACTGACTAAGAGCCTGATTACCCAGAGTCCTGTGCAGAGAAGAACTGTCAAGGCTCTTGGGTTTACCAAGCTCAACCAGGTCCGCACTCTTCCCGACAATGAATGTGTTCGAGGGATGATCAATAAAGTCAAGCATCTTGTAGAGGTTATTCAATAA
- a CDS encoding 30S ribosomal protein S5, with product MQQNEFELIEKIVYLNRVAKVVKGGRRFSFSALVVVGDGKGTVGFGLGKANQVPDAIKKATDRARKDMQKVELLDGTIPYEVLGNFGAGHVMLKPASAGTGIIAGGPVRAVMEAAGVHDILTKAIGTNNPHNVLRATFAGLRSLRSAELVGRMRGKTLTIKRK from the coding sequence ATGCAACAAAACGAATTTGAACTCATTGAGAAAATTGTCTATCTCAATCGCGTCGCCAAAGTTGTCAAGGGTGGCCGTCGATTCAGCTTCAGCGCTTTAGTCGTGGTTGGTGATGGCAAGGGAACTGTTGGATTCGGCCTGGGTAAGGCCAATCAGGTGCCTGATGCCATCAAAAAGGCCACCGACAGGGCTCGCAAGGACATGCAGAAGGTTGAACTTCTCGATGGAACCATTCCTTACGAAGTTCTGGGGAATTTTGGTGCCGGCCACGTTATGCTCAAGCCTGCTTCCGCAGGTACCGGGATTATTGCTGGCGGACCTGTACGTGCTGTCATGGAAGCTGCGGGCGTTCATGACATCCTGACCAAGGCCATCGGCACGAACAACCCCCACAATGTGCTTCGAGCTACATTTGCGGGACTGCGCTCACTGCGCAGCGCCGAACTCGTCGGACGGATGAGAGGCAAAACTCTCACCATCAAGAGAAAATAG
- a CDS encoding 50S ribosomal protein L18: protein MKLSRDEARKKRKMRIRKKINGTPERPRLVVFRSSKHIYAQIIDDLAGATLASASTLCLEGDNIRLNVENAKLVGKKVAEEAIKKSITSVVFDRNGFVYHGRIKAVADGAREGGLNF from the coding sequence ATGAAATTATCAAGAGATGAAGCCCGTAAAAAGCGCAAAATGCGGATTCGTAAAAAGATCAACGGTACGCCTGAAAGGCCGAGACTGGTTGTTTTTCGCTCCAGCAAGCATATTTACGCGCAGATAATCGACGATCTGGCCGGCGCAACATTGGCATCCGCTTCAACGCTGTGCCTTGAAGGCGACAATATCCGTCTGAACGTCGAGAATGCGAAGTTGGTAGGAAAGAAGGTTGCCGAAGAAGCGATCAAGAAGAGCATCACTTCCGTGGTCTTTGATCGCAACGGCTTCGTATACCATGGCCGGATAAAAGCCGTTGCCGATGGAGCCCGAGAAGGCGGCTTAAATTTTTAA
- a CDS encoding 50S ribosomal protein L6: MSRVGKMPISIPGGVDLKIAESGIEVKGPKGVLTLATHPAIAVSVDNNTVSVNPVDDSRIARQQHGLRRTLLANAVTGVTNGFEKTLEVIGVGYKVNVQGNTVVLNVGFSHPVNFALPAGIQAKAEGNKLTISGCDKQAVGEVAAQIRRVRPPEPYKGKGIKYTDETIRRKAGKSGGKK; this comes from the coding sequence ATGTCTCGAGTAGGAAAAATGCCGATCAGCATCCCTGGTGGTGTTGATCTTAAAATCGCGGAAAGCGGGATAGAAGTGAAAGGACCCAAGGGGGTTCTTACTCTCGCTACACATCCTGCCATTGCAGTCAGTGTCGACAACAATACGGTTTCCGTTAATCCAGTTGACGACAGCCGGATCGCCCGCCAGCAGCATGGGTTGCGCAGAACATTACTTGCCAATGCCGTCACCGGCGTCACCAATGGTTTCGAGAAGACTCTCGAAGTCATTGGCGTTGGTTACAAGGTCAATGTCCAGGGCAATACCGTTGTGCTGAATGTCGGTTTTTCTCATCCGGTCAACTTTGCGTTGCCCGCCGGAATACAGGCCAAGGCCGAAGGCAACAAGCTTACCATCTCCGGATGTGACAAGCAGGCCGTCGGTGAAGTCGCGGCTCAGATTCGCCGGGTCCGTCCGCCTGAGCCGTACAAGGGCAAGGGTATCAAATATACTGATGAGACTATCCGTCGCAAGGCCGGCAAATCCGGCGGCAAGAAATAG
- a CDS encoding 30S ribosomal protein S8 produces the protein MSVIDPIADLLTRIRNAYKAMHSTVSITPSRTREALLKILNEEGYINGYALENDALLVNLKYHENKAVVAGLKRISKPGRRIYVGAKSIPSVQNGLGICILSTSKGVLEGKQAAEIGVGGELLCEIW, from the coding sequence ATGTCTGTCATAGATCCTATTGCAGATTTATTGACTCGAATTCGTAATGCATACAAAGCGATGCATTCAACTGTTTCCATTACTCCCAGCCGCACCCGCGAGGCGCTGCTCAAAATATTGAACGAAGAGGGCTATATCAATGGATATGCCCTTGAGAATGATGCCTTACTGGTTAATTTGAAATACCATGAAAATAAGGCTGTCGTTGCCGGCTTGAAGAGAATCAGCAAGCCTGGTCGTCGTATTTATGTGGGTGCGAAGAGCATTCCTTCTGTGCAAAATGGTCTTGGAATTTGCATTTTGTCCACATCCAAGGGTGTGCTCGAGGGAAAACAGGCTGCCGAAATCGGCGTTGGCGGCGAACTTCTTTGTGAGATTTGGTAG
- a CDS encoding type Z 30S ribosomal protein S14 produces MTRTSLMVKAQRKPKFSTRQYNRCPICGRPRAFMRKFGICRICFRNMALAGELPGVRKSSW; encoded by the coding sequence TTGACTCGCACATCTTTGATGGTCAAGGCTCAGCGGAAGCCCAAATTTTCCACACGCCAGTATAACAGATGCCCCATTTGCGGTCGGCCAAGAGCCTTCATGCGCAAGTTCGGCATTTGCAGAATCTGCTTCAGGAATATGGCCCTTGCCGGTGAACTGCCTGGCGTAAGAAAATCTAGCTGGTAA
- a CDS encoding 50S ribosomal protein L5 has product MSSLEKIYKDKVAPELSKEFNYTSVMQIPSIKCVSLNMGLGEGSQNNKIIQDSVRDLSLIAGQRAVVTRAKKSIAAFKLREGMPVGCRVSLRGDRMWAFLEKLLTIALPRVRDFRGVPDRGFDGRGNYTLGIKEHTIFPEIEIDRIEKAVGMNISVITTAQTDKEGKMLLKLLGMPFKK; this is encoded by the coding sequence ATGAGTAGTCTCGAAAAGATCTACAAAGATAAAGTCGCTCCTGAACTCTCGAAGGAATTCAACTACACGTCAGTGATGCAGATTCCTTCGATTAAATGTGTCTCATTGAACATGGGGCTGGGTGAAGGTAGCCAGAATAACAAAATCATACAGGATTCTGTACGCGATTTGTCTCTGATTGCTGGTCAGCGGGCCGTTGTAACTCGGGCAAAGAAATCCATCGCTGCTTTTAAGCTGCGTGAGGGTATGCCTGTAGGCTGCCGGGTATCGCTTCGAGGAGACAGGATGTGGGCTTTTTTGGAGAAGCTTCTGACGATAGCGCTTCCCAGAGTCCGCGACTTCCGGGGCGTACCGGACAGAGGTTTTGATGGCCGCGGAAATTATACCCTTGGCATAAAGGAACATACTATCTTTCCCGAAATCGAGATCGATAGGATTGAAAAAGCAGTGGGTATGAATATTTCTGTTATAACTACTGCCCAGACTGACAAAGAAGGCAAGATGCTTTTGAAGCTTCTTGGAATGCCCTTCAAGAAGTAA